In Oryza brachyantha chromosome 1, ObraRS2, whole genome shotgun sequence, the following are encoded in one genomic region:
- the LOC102714049 gene encoding uncharacterized protein LOC102714049 isoform X3 has protein sequence MEFAADGARWPEPRGDAAGAPPLERGDAPSPRLDSSRALRLLRELGSNVTEDLAVLMPNLLSFLKHGDSAVVNQSIASGTNLFAAVLEEMALQINKCGKVDAWLEEIWSWLNQFKDAIHNLIHEPVPVTTKLFALKFIEIWILCFIPQSRSDRMQPIEGRNRRLFDCSRLSQFHPSLNPAVLEADANRALILLVDILQSACAHQGSFLVGTINSLAAIAKNRPVYYERILPVLLGFDPNLEVAKGAHSASLRYSLKTAFLGFLRSPCQAMIESKDTLVRQLRILSPGEATEQIIRQVEKMNRNIERASRASKDDPSTLDMPYGDVNRKYPAARSSDAFATADGIAKRARFDTSALNPPFQGASDYSNIQVDNEANAAHSSDPAPMNSDVSPVEKMIEMIGALLAEGERGAESLGILISTVEADVMADIVIETMKHLPETSILLATSNGQQQKNQSSSSPLTENLPSNSHSLSYSTQLALPADGVSMSMSDVPAMSGAHDSKRDPRRDPRRLDPRRTVAPAPAATTSIHVKGETTGVHQTNNLSNVPYSVSGKAENSSDYSGDLSRIEDEQQTFCLPNQTFPKENCENLDDALELERKFEVQAVADVGFRSEVGKEMANPLSPEVTSNNESDSVELEIDPFSPVPKASTPEDTTNHDLPVLPTHLELSDDEKILLHKLAIRRIIDDYKKNSLNARFSLLAHLIAQSAADDNIMDLIQRHIIFHYHDQGHELAMHVLYQLHSVNVADSPESTTPTSKHYENFFISLARSLIHSLPASDKSFSKFLCDAPYLPESMLKLLENICVSQGNSQQAKDGDGDRVTQGLGTLWSLILARPPLRQSCLDIALKCAIHSQDEVRGKAVRLVTKKLYGLTYASERVEQFATESLLAIANKHGVETDINFTSSKESIPEQFEAGSQGTSVSESHTSDGEPSESACDKTDLVSPKQSAVSVSEAKRHTSLFFALCMKRPILLQHLFNAYGRSPKVVKQCIHWHIPNLVRNLGSSCSEMLAIIHNPPEGSEELVTLILQTLTEDSTPSVELVLAVKHLYETKLKDASILIPLLSSFPKEEVLPIFPRLVDLPPDRFQDALARILQGSAHTGPALTPAEVLIAIHDINPEKDKVALKKVIDACTACFEQRTVFTQQVLEKSLNKLVDNVPIPLLFMRTVIQALDAFPALVDFVMEILSRLVNKQIWKMPKLWVGFLKLAYQTQPRSFDVILQLPPPQLEIALNKYPNLRSPLCSFVNQRNMHNILPSSMAVTWGELAVARCSWASKCR, from the exons CCTGTCCCTGTCACAACTAAACTATTTGCTCTAAAGTTCATTGAAATATGGATCCTGTGTTTCATACCTCAATCCAGAAGTGACCGGATGCAGCCAATTGAAG GAAGGAACAGAAGGTTGTTTGATTGTTCAAGGTTATCTCAATTCCATCCTAGCCTAAACCCTGCTGTTCTGGAAGCTGATGCAAACAGGGCTCTCATCCTCCTTGTGGATATATTGCAGTCAGCTTGTGCTCACCAAGGATCCTTCCTAGTTGGCACCATTAAttc TCTTGCAGCTATTGCAAAGAACAGACCTGTTTACTACGAACGCATACTCCCAGTGCTACTTGGTTTTGACCCTAATTTGGAGGTTGCAAAAGGGGCTCATTCTGCAAGTCTGCGGTATTCCCTGAAAACAGCCTTTTTAGGGTTTCTAAGGAGTCCTTGCCAGGCAATGATTGAG TCCAAGGACACGCTGGTAAGGCAGCTTCGAATTCTGAGTCCTGGTGAAGCAACTGAACAGATTATTAGGCAGGTAGAGAAGATGAATAGAAATATAGAGCGTGCTTCTCGTGCTAGCAAG gaTGATCCTTCAACATTGGATATGCCTTACGGAGATGTTAATCGGAAATATCCTGCTGCCAGATCAAGTGATGCTTTTGCTACAGCTGATGGCATAGCTAAAAGAGCAAGATTTGATACCTCTGCTTTAAATCCACCATTCCAGGGAGCATCTGATTATTCTAATATTCAGGTCGACAATGAAGCCAATGCTGCTCATTCCTCTGATCCAGCTCCCATGAATAGTGATGTGTCTCCTGTTGAGAAGATGATTGAAATGATTGGTGCTTTACTTGCTGAAGGGGAAAGAGGAGCTGAATCCCTTGGCATTCTCATCTCGACAGTAGAAGCCGATGTCATGGCTGACATTGTGATTGAAACAATGAAACATCTACCTGAAACTTCAATTCTATTAGCTACTAGCAACGGccagcaacaaaaaaatcaatcttcCTCCAGTCCCCTGACAGAAAACTTGCCTTCAAACTCCCACTCATTGTCCTACAGTACACAGTTAGCACTTCCTGCAGATGGAGTCAGCATGTCAATGTCAGATGTGCCTGCTATGTCTGGCGCTCATGATTCTAAGCGCGACCCAAGAAGA GATCCTCGTCGCCTTGATCCACGACGGACAGTTGCACCTGCACCTGCAGCTACTACTTCCATACACGTGAAGGGGGAAACCACCGGCGTGCATCAGACAAACAACTTGTCAAATGTACCCTATTCTGTTTCTGGTAAGGCTGAAAACTCTTCAGACTATTCAGGAGACCTATCTAGAATTGAAGACGAGCAACAAACATTTTGTCTACCCAACCAAACAtttccaaaggaaaattgtGAGAATTTGGATGATGCCTTGGAACTGGAGCGAAAATTTGAAGTGCAGGCAGTAGCAGATGTTGGATTTCGTTCTGAAGTTGGTAAAGAGATGGCCAATCCATTGTCTCCAGAAGTTACTTCAAACAATGAATCGGATAGCGTGGAATTGGAGATTGATCCTTTTTCCCCAGTTCCAAAGGCATCGACTCCGGAGGATACTACTAATCATGACTTGCCAGTTCTTCCAACTCATCTGGAATTAAGTGATGATGAGAAAATCTTGTTGCATAAATTAGCAATTAGGCGGATAATTGATGATTACAAGAAAAACAGCCTTAACGCAAGGTTTTCCCTGCTTGCTCATTTGATTGCGCAG AGTGCTGCTGATGACAATATTATGGATTTGATTCAGAGACACATAATATTCCATTATCATGATCAG GGTCATGAACTAGCAATGCATGTGCTGTATCAGCTGCACAGTGTGAACGTTGCTGATTCGCCAGAAAGCACCACACCTACTTCTAAACATTACGAGAACTTCTTTATATCACTT GCAAGGTCCTTGATTCACTCGCTACCTGCTTCAGACAAATCTTTTAGCAAATTTCTGTGTGATGCACCATACTTGCCTGAGTCTATGCTTAAATTACTGGAGAATATTTGTGTGTCACAAGGAAACAGCCAACAAGCAAAAGATGGTGATGGTGACCGTGTTACCCAAGGCCTTGGAACCTTGTGGAGTCTTATCTTAGCGCGGCCTCCACTTCGACAATCTTGCTTAGATATTGCTCTAAAG TGTGCGATTCACTCTCAAGATGAAGTCAGGGGAAAGGCAGTTAGATTG GTTACAAAAAAACTCTATGGACTAACGTACGCATCAGAAAGAGTCGAGCAGTTTGCCACCGAGAGTCTTTTGGCAATTGCTAATAAACATGGTGTTGAGACAGACATTAACTtcacatcatcaaaagaaTCTATACCTGAG caGTTTGAGGCAGGCAGCCAGGGAACTTCGGTTAGTGAATCACATACTTCAGATGGTGAACCTTCTGAAAGTGCATGTGACAAGACTGATTTGGTTTCACCTAAACAATCAGCAGTATCTGTATCTGAGGCCAAACGCCATACTTCATTGTTCTTTGCACTTTGCATGAAG AGGCCCATTCTTCTTCAACATCTGTTCAATGCGTATGGAAGGTCTCCAAAAGTTGTCAAGCAG TGCATCCATTGGCATATACCCAACCTTGTTAGAAATTTGGGATCCTCATGTTCTGAGATGCTAGCTATTATTCATAATCCACCTGAAGGCAGTGAAGAGCTTGTTACCTTG ATATTGCAAACTCTAACAGAAGATTCAACTCCTTCAGTCGAACTTGTTCTGGCAGTTAAACATCTATATGAAACCAAGCTGAAG GATGCATCTATTCTCATTCCATTGTTATCTTCATTTCCAAAGGAAGAG GTGCTGCCGATATTTCCAAGACTAGTTGATCTCCCGCCTGATAGATTCCAAGATGCACTTGCTCGGATACTGCAG GGATCTGCTCATACTGGTCCAGCTTTAACCCCTGCTGAAGTTCTAATTGCCATTCATGATATTAATCCTGAAAAGGATAAAGTTGCCCTGAAGAAG gtCATTGATGCTTGCACAGCTTGCTTTGAACAGCGCACGGTATTTACACAGCAAGTTTTGGAGAAGTCACTGAATAAATTG GTTGACAATGTACCAATTCCACTTCTTTTTATGAGAACAGTCATTCAAGCACTTGATGCTTTCCCAGCTCTG GTTGATTTTGTCATGGAAATACTCTCAAGGCTTGTCAATAAGCAG ATATGGAAAATGCCAAAACTGTGGGTTGGGTTCTTAAAATTGGCATATCAGACTCAGCCACGCTCGTTTGATGTTATTTTGCAG TTACCCCCACCTCAACTTGAAATTGCTTTGAATAAGTACCCCAATCTGCGAAGTCCTCTTTGTTCCTTTGTTAATCAGCGGAACATGCACAACATCTTGCCCAG CAGCATGGCGGTGACATGGGGCGAGCTTGCGGTGGCGCGGTGCAGCTGGGCAAGCAAATGCCGGTGA